A region of Paractinoplanes abujensis DNA encodes the following proteins:
- a CDS encoding SAM-dependent methyltransferase, producing the protein MTDLDTGVPHSARVWNYWLGGTDNFPADRSVGDEFAKLYPDIVVVARSSRAFLKRAVTHLAADEGVRQFLDVGTGIPSAEHTHQVAHAVAPDAQVVYVDNDPLVLAHAHTVLTGEAVYIDADLRDPDTVIASSGLDLSRPVALILMNVLGHIPDLHEAAAIAHTLMAALPSGSYLITADGTNVLDGAAFTEAIDVWNANAPLSYHLRHPDELARFTAGLEVLEPGLVPCARWRPAPDARADELRETDEYGAVARKP; encoded by the coding sequence ATGACGGATCTCGATACCGGCGTCCCCCATTCCGCCCGGGTCTGGAACTACTGGCTCGGCGGCACCGACAACTTCCCCGCCGACCGCTCGGTGGGCGACGAGTTCGCCAAGCTCTACCCCGACATCGTCGTCGTGGCCCGCAGCTCCCGCGCGTTCCTCAAAAGAGCAGTCACCCACTTGGCCGCCGACGAGGGCGTACGCCAGTTCCTGGACGTCGGCACCGGCATACCCTCGGCCGAACACACCCACCAGGTCGCCCACGCGGTGGCCCCCGACGCCCAGGTCGTCTACGTCGACAACGACCCCCTGGTGCTGGCCCACGCCCACACGGTGCTGACCGGCGAGGCCGTCTACATCGACGCCGACCTGCGCGACCCCGACACCGTCATCGCCTCGTCCGGCCTCGACCTGTCCCGCCCGGTGGCCCTGATCCTGATGAACGTCCTCGGCCACATCCCCGACCTGCACGAGGCCGCCGCGATCGCGCACACCCTGATGGCCGCCCTTCCGTCGGGCAGTTACCTGATAACGGCCGACGGCACCAACGTCCTCGACGGCGCCGCCTTCACCGAGGCCATCGACGTGTGGAACGCCAACGCGCCGCTCTCCTACCACCTGCGCCACCCGGACGAGCTGGCCCGTTTCACGGCCGGCCTGGAGGTCCTGGAGCCGGGCCTGGTGCCCTGCGCCCGCTGGCGGCCCGCTCCGGACGCCCGAGCGGACGAGTTGCGGGAAACCGACGAGTACGGGGCTGTCGCCCGCAAGCCCTGA
- a CDS encoding PQQ-dependent sugar dehydrogenase, which yields MRRILLALALVSTLVGAPAYAADPGPVHDPIPTEPVTSKLGLVLTEYAQFPESETNPPLIDQRLNRVARINTIMELPDGSGRRAVPDLNGNLYLVKNGVPSVYLDVAATFAPQFFSGRGLGQGFGYVAFHPDFKRNGLFYTIHTEQAAATTAVPDYAQATVLYHGVINEWKATDPAADTFAGTHRELLRIGFGGQIHGIQEINFNPTARKGSADYGQLYLAVGDGGLGVNNGDPQNLALPHGKLLRIDPALRNAPNGKYGIPPSNPFVGVPGAAGEIYSYGYRDPHRFSWDRATGRLYLGHIGEHAIEAIYEVRAGDNMGWSEREGAFVFDKTPATACDRLFPLPADDSGYTYPVAAYDHNPAPGWNCTSDVGVAVAGGFVYRGRDVPALRGKYVFGDLVDGRVLYTEASEMRRGRAPATIHRLNLFTPAGTPVRMQDLSAPGAPGDPNRVDLRFGTDARGELYILAKANGKIWKVTGTRTFAAASAGHTRIAPAPSAANWAPVTPAKWQFTNGQVILAEAGSERPGPRRPFEYAVLNAGPVWTSVDIRAEVRLDEPVTLTNRDVIIVFGYQSDTQFYYAHLSTDNTILPHNGIFKVNNADRERIDYQWNGRSRGANPAIVDEKFHDVRVKHLPATGEIAVYVDGRSDPLMTARDTTFTSGRVGFGSFDNRGRLRDLVVTGTPAG from the coding sequence ATGCGCCGCATTCTTCTCGCTCTGGCACTGGTGTCCACATTGGTGGGTGCGCCCGCCTACGCCGCCGATCCGGGTCCCGTTCACGACCCGATCCCGACCGAGCCGGTCACCTCGAAGCTCGGCCTGGTGCTGACCGAATACGCCCAGTTCCCCGAGAGCGAGACCAACCCGCCGCTGATCGACCAGCGGCTCAACCGGGTGGCCCGGATCAACACCATCATGGAGCTGCCCGACGGATCCGGCCGCCGCGCGGTGCCCGACCTCAACGGCAACCTTTACCTCGTCAAGAACGGCGTGCCCAGCGTCTACCTCGACGTGGCGGCCACTTTCGCACCGCAGTTCTTCTCGGGCCGCGGGCTCGGGCAGGGCTTCGGCTACGTGGCGTTCCACCCCGACTTCAAGCGCAACGGCCTGTTCTACACGATCCACACCGAACAGGCGGCGGCGACGACGGCGGTGCCCGATTACGCCCAGGCCACCGTGCTGTACCACGGCGTCATCAACGAGTGGAAGGCCACCGACCCGGCCGCCGACACCTTCGCCGGCACGCACCGGGAGCTGCTGCGGATCGGCTTCGGCGGGCAGATCCACGGCATCCAGGAGATCAATTTCAACCCGACCGCGCGCAAGGGCAGCGCCGACTACGGGCAGCTCTACCTGGCCGTGGGCGACGGGGGGCTCGGCGTGAACAACGGCGACCCGCAGAACCTGGCCCTCCCGCACGGCAAGCTGCTGCGCATCGACCCGGCTCTTCGTAATGCGCCGAACGGCAAGTACGGGATCCCGCCGTCCAACCCCTTCGTCGGCGTGCCCGGTGCGGCCGGGGAGATCTACTCGTACGGGTATCGGGACCCGCACCGGTTCAGCTGGGACCGCGCGACCGGCCGGCTCTACCTGGGCCACATCGGCGAGCACGCCATCGAGGCCATCTACGAGGTGCGCGCCGGCGACAACATGGGCTGGAGCGAGCGCGAAGGTGCGTTCGTCTTCGACAAGACCCCGGCCACGGCCTGCGACCGGCTGTTCCCGCTGCCCGCCGACGACAGCGGCTACACCTACCCCGTCGCGGCGTACGACCACAACCCGGCGCCCGGCTGGAACTGCACCTCCGACGTCGGCGTGGCGGTGGCCGGCGGCTTCGTCTACCGCGGCCGGGACGTGCCCGCCCTGCGCGGCAAATACGTCTTCGGCGACCTCGTCGACGGGCGGGTGCTCTACACCGAGGCCTCGGAGATGCGCCGCGGCCGCGCCCCGGCCACGATCCACCGGCTCAACCTGTTCACCCCGGCCGGCACACCCGTACGGATGCAGGACCTCTCGGCACCCGGCGCGCCCGGCGACCCCAACCGGGTCGACCTGCGCTTCGGCACCGACGCCCGGGGTGAGCTCTACATCCTGGCCAAGGCCAATGGCAAGATCTGGAAGGTGACCGGAACCCGTACGTTCGCCGCCGCCTCCGCCGGGCACACCCGGATCGCCCCCGCGCCGAGCGCCGCCAACTGGGCGCCCGTCACGCCGGCGAAGTGGCAGTTCACCAACGGGCAGGTCATCCTGGCCGAGGCCGGCAGCGAACGGCCCGGCCCGCGGCGGCCCTTCGAGTACGCCGTGCTGAACGCGGGGCCGGTGTGGACGTCGGTCGACATCAGGGCCGAGGTGCGGCTGGACGAGCCGGTCACGCTGACCAACCGTGACGTGATCATCGTCTTCGGCTACCAGTCGGACACGCAGTTCTACTACGCGCACCTGTCGACGGACAACACGATCCTCCCGCACAACGGCATCTTCAAGGTCAACAACGCCGACCGTGAGCGGATCGACTACCAGTGGAACGGCCGCTCCCGCGGGGCCAACCCGGCGATCGTGGACGAGAAGTTCCATGACGTACGGGTGAAGCACCTGCCCGCGACCGGTGAGATCGCCGTCTACGTGGACGGCCGGAGCGATCCGCTGATGACCGCCCGCGACACGACCTTCACGTCGGGGCGGGTCGGGTTCGGCTCGTTCGACAACCGGGGCCGCCTGCGCGACCTGGTCGTGACGGGCACGCCCGCCGGCTGA
- a CDS encoding ABC transporter ATP-binding protein encodes MTALIELDGITKVLKGQEQPRTILDGVGLTVHAGQSVAIVGRSGSGKSTLLSVIGLFDRPDSGSYQLAGQQIARLPERRAAKLRSSHFGFVFQRFFLLKHLTAAQNVAMALVNGQGWLPRRQRRTLVMEALDQVGIAHLAKSRPAKMSGGEQQRVAIARALVRDPQVLLADEPTGALDTETGTLVIDALLAATERGCGLILVTHDRDHAARMGRIHDLVDGVLTERVTAR; translated from the coding sequence ATGACCGCCCTGATCGAACTCGACGGCATCACCAAGGTGCTCAAAGGTCAGGAACAGCCGCGCACCATCCTCGACGGCGTCGGCCTGACCGTCCACGCCGGGCAGAGCGTGGCCATCGTGGGCCGCTCCGGTTCCGGCAAGAGCACCCTGCTCAGCGTCATCGGCCTGTTCGACCGGCCCGACTCGGGCAGCTACCAGCTGGCCGGGCAGCAGATCGCCAGACTGCCCGAACGGCGCGCGGCCAAGCTGCGCAGCTCCCACTTCGGGTTCGTGTTCCAGCGGTTCTTCCTGCTCAAACACCTGACCGCGGCCCAGAACGTGGCCATGGCGCTGGTCAACGGCCAGGGCTGGCTGCCCCGCCGGCAACGCCGGACCCTGGTCATGGAGGCGCTCGACCAGGTCGGCATCGCACACCTGGCCAAGAGCCGGCCGGCCAAGATGTCGGGTGGCGAGCAGCAGCGGGTGGCGATCGCGCGGGCCCTCGTCCGGGATCCCCAGGTGTTGCTGGCCGACGAGCCCACCGGCGCCCTCGACACCGAGACCGGCACGCTGGTCATCGACGCCCTGCTGGCCGCGACCGAGCGGGGCTGCGGGCTGATCCTGGTCACCCACGACCGCGACCACGCGGCGCGCATGGGCCGCATCCACGACCTCGTCGACGGCGTGCTGACCGAGCGGGTGACGGCCCGATGA
- a CDS encoding AI-2E family transporter yields the protein MAWIDEMRARAQARLEQARKGGSGIPPFPGDAVAEGATPVVMVDASPRDEEGLPRPVRVAGAWSWRILLFCAVGWVLLRVISHLTVVVIPVLVAVLLAAMFQPVGAWLRKRGMGRSLSSALVLLAALIIVFGGLGLIINTFISQVGALSTQVGDGVREVQDWLARGPLHISQQQINDYIDQAQRALTENRGALTSGALTTATTVGEVGTGFFLTLFTLFFFLRDGDQIWRFLCRLLPQGARVPTARAGHYSWHTLVSYVHATVLVAFVDAIGIGIGLFALGVPLALPLAALVFLGAFIPVVGATVSGAVAVLVALVTVGPVKALILLGVVIAVQQLEGHVLQPLIMGRAVALHPLAVILAIASGVVLAGIVGGLIAVPLLAVVNTAVRYLVHHPDGEPTPDREPPGTEVPDGDSTPEEPKPGPDTPPPAHTSLA from the coding sequence ATGGCCTGGATTGACGAAATGCGCGCACGGGCTCAGGCCCGGCTCGAACAGGCACGAAAGGGCGGATCGGGGATACCACCGTTCCCGGGCGACGCCGTCGCCGAAGGCGCCACCCCGGTGGTGATGGTCGACGCCTCGCCTCGCGACGAGGAGGGGCTGCCGCGGCCGGTGCGGGTGGCGGGCGCGTGGTCCTGGCGGATCCTGCTGTTCTGCGCCGTCGGCTGGGTCCTGCTGCGGGTCATCTCCCACCTCACCGTCGTGGTCATCCCGGTGCTGGTCGCCGTGCTGCTGGCGGCGATGTTCCAGCCCGTCGGGGCCTGGCTGCGCAAGCGCGGCATGGGCCGGTCCCTGTCGTCGGCGCTGGTGCTGCTGGCCGCGCTGATCATCGTGTTCGGTGGGCTCGGCCTGATCATCAACACGTTCATCTCGCAGGTCGGCGCGTTGAGCACGCAAGTCGGCGACGGCGTGCGCGAGGTGCAGGACTGGCTGGCCCGCGGGCCGCTGCACATCTCGCAGCAGCAGATCAACGACTACATCGACCAGGCTCAGCGCGCGCTCACCGAGAACCGGGGCGCGCTCACCTCGGGCGCGCTGACCACCGCGACCACCGTGGGCGAGGTCGGCACCGGGTTCTTCCTGACGCTGTTCACGCTCTTCTTCTTCCTGCGCGACGGCGACCAGATCTGGCGTTTCCTGTGCCGCCTGCTGCCGCAGGGCGCGCGGGTGCCGACCGCCCGGGCCGGCCACTACTCGTGGCACACCCTGGTGTCGTACGTGCACGCCACCGTCCTGGTCGCGTTCGTCGACGCCATCGGCATCGGGATCGGCCTGTTCGCGCTGGGTGTGCCGCTCGCGCTGCCGCTGGCCGCGCTGGTCTTCCTGGGTGCGTTCATCCCGGTGGTCGGTGCGACAGTCAGCGGCGCCGTCGCCGTGCTGGTCGCGCTGGTCACGGTGGGCCCGGTGAAGGCGCTGATCCTGCTCGGCGTCGTGATCGCCGTGCAGCAGCTCGAAGGTCACGTGCTGCAGCCGCTCATCATGGGCCGGGCCGTGGCGTTGCACCCGCTGGCCGTCATCCTGGCCATCGCCTCGGGCGTGGTGCTGGCGGGCATCGTCGGCGGCCTGATCGCCGTACCGCTGCTGGCCGTCGTCAACACCGCCGTGCGCTATCTGGTGCATCACCCCGACGGCGAGCCGACACCCGACCGTGAGCCGCCGGGAACCGAGGTGCCCGACGGCGATTCCACTCCGGAGGAGCCCAAACCGGGTCCGGACACGCCGCCACCGGCCCACACGTCCTTGGCTTGA
- a CDS encoding helix-turn-helix transcriptional regulator encodes MDRALLADFLRARREALQPEDVGLPRGPRRRTGGLRREEVAALAGMSADYYGRIEQQRGPVPSEPMLAALARALQLNLSERDHLFALGGHSAPRREAGEDKVSDTMRRVAERLADTPAIVLSRFGEALLQTAPGVALLGDYMRFTGWSRYLVYRWFTDPEQRALFPPEDHEVRGRVFTSEIRAAYTADPGGRAGEIVTALLAVSPAFAEVWRRHEVDVTHHLELKRYRHPVLGELELYAQRLIDPDHGQELLVYSAKPGTESHAKLETLSGP; translated from the coding sequence ATGGACCGGGCACTGCTGGCGGACTTCCTGCGGGCCCGCCGGGAAGCGCTGCAACCGGAGGACGTCGGGTTGCCGCGCGGGCCACGACGGCGTACGGGTGGGTTGCGGCGCGAGGAGGTCGCGGCGCTGGCCGGCATGTCGGCCGACTACTACGGGCGCATCGAGCAGCAGCGCGGTCCGGTGCCGTCGGAGCCGATGCTGGCCGCGCTGGCGCGGGCCCTGCAGCTCAACCTGAGCGAACGGGACCATCTGTTCGCCCTGGGCGGTCACTCGGCACCGCGGCGCGAGGCGGGCGAGGACAAGGTGAGCGACACCATGCGCCGGGTCGCCGAGCGGCTGGCCGACACGCCGGCGATCGTGTTGTCGCGGTTCGGCGAGGCCCTGTTGCAGACCGCGCCCGGGGTGGCCCTGCTCGGTGACTACATGCGGTTCACCGGCTGGTCGCGCTATCTGGTCTACCGCTGGTTCACCGACCCGGAGCAGCGTGCGCTCTTCCCGCCCGAGGACCACGAGGTGCGGGGCCGGGTCTTCACCTCGGAGATCCGTGCCGCCTACACGGCCGACCCCGGGGGCCGGGCCGGCGAGATCGTCACGGCGCTGCTGGCCGTGAGCCCCGCGTTCGCCGAGGTCTGGCGGCGGCACGAGGTCGACGTCACCCACCATCTGGAGCTCAAGCGCTACCGGCATCCGGTGCTGGGCGAGCTGGAGCTGTACGCCCAGCGGCTGATCGACCCCGACCACGGCCAGGAACTGCTGGTCTACTCCGCGAAGCCGGGCACCGAGAGCCACGCCAAGCTGGAGACGCTGAGCGGGCCCTGA
- a CDS encoding M28 family metallopeptidase produces MDTQPRRSSVSRRRMLTVALGGAATVALPAPAWAATGRRPGAALPPTLTGHDIDVAKRVSAERALEHLKVLSIGIGPRIGGTRSERVAAGYLAGVLDRLGYDVELQPFPVADKFLAQLGSPRGLPTDLNWQCGASPHAALDTKVRGDVLDAKLGGEADYPADVRGKILLIDYVAGTREAVVNLAVARKAAAVIFLPADLVEPRRASAFSPQLPGLATTPAPIPVVGVAQAQKHRLRALLAARKLSLTLSTTAHRGLTSHNVLANQPRRSATGPVVMVSAHYDTVIGAPGANDDGSGTVLTLELARVLRKLPTNAQLRFALWGSEEQGLIGSRYYVAQLPQAERDRILAVYQNDMVATSWDPATRYWLLSFDGLANRATNEVAAAAARLGYSSRISPVTLRGSSDHQSFQEVGIASANFSWRGEESPALLEPPYHSPEDTIAKNISLERLQVSLELIGSAAYTTAR; encoded by the coding sequence TTGGACACGCAACCGCGCCGCTCATCGGTGAGCCGCAGGCGCATGCTGACCGTGGCGCTGGGAGGGGCGGCCACCGTCGCCCTGCCCGCGCCGGCCTGGGCCGCCACCGGCCGGCGCCCCGGCGCCGCGCTGCCGCCCACCCTGACCGGCCACGACATCGACGTGGCGAAGCGGGTGTCCGCGGAACGCGCCCTCGAGCACCTCAAAGTGCTGTCGATCGGCATCGGCCCGCGCATTGGCGGCACCCGGTCCGAGCGGGTCGCCGCCGGCTACCTCGCGGGCGTGCTCGACAGGCTCGGCTACGACGTCGAACTGCAGCCGTTCCCGGTCGCCGACAAGTTCCTGGCCCAGCTCGGCTCGCCCCGCGGCCTGCCCACCGACCTCAACTGGCAGTGCGGCGCGTCGCCCCACGCCGCCCTGGACACCAAGGTCCGCGGTGACGTGCTCGACGCCAAACTCGGCGGGGAGGCTGACTACCCGGCCGACGTACGGGGAAAGATCCTCCTGATCGACTACGTCGCCGGCACGCGCGAGGCAGTGGTCAACCTGGCCGTCGCCCGCAAAGCCGCCGCCGTCATCTTCCTGCCGGCCGACCTGGTCGAGCCGCGCCGCGCCTCCGCCTTCAGCCCGCAGCTGCCCGGCCTGGCCACGACCCCCGCGCCGATCCCGGTCGTCGGCGTCGCCCAGGCCCAGAAGCACCGCCTGCGCGCGCTGCTGGCCGCCCGCAAACTCTCGCTCACCCTCTCGACGACGGCGCACCGGGGCCTGACCTCGCACAACGTCCTGGCCAACCAGCCTCGCCGCTCCGCCACGGGCCCGGTCGTCATGGTCAGCGCCCACTACGACACGGTGATCGGCGCTCCCGGCGCCAACGACGACGGCTCCGGCACCGTGCTCACCCTCGAACTGGCCCGCGTGCTGCGCAAACTGCCGACCAACGCGCAGCTCCGCTTCGCCCTGTGGGGTTCGGAGGAGCAGGGCCTGATCGGTTCCCGCTACTACGTGGCCCAGTTGCCGCAGGCCGAACGCGACCGCATCCTCGCCGTCTACCAGAACGACATGGTCGCCACGAGCTGGGACCCGGCCACCCGCTACTGGCTGCTGTCGTTCGACGGGCTGGCCAACCGGGCCACCAACGAGGTCGCCGCGGCCGCCGCCCGGCTGGGCTACTCGTCCCGGATCAGCCCGGTCACGCTGCGCGGTTCCTCGGACCACCAGTCCTTCCAGGAGGTTGGAATCGCCTCAGCCAACTTCTCCTGGCGCGGCGAGGAATCGCCGGCTTTGCTCGAGCCGCCGTACCACAGCCCCGAGGACACGATCGCCAAGAACATCAGCCTCGAGCGACTGCAGGTCTCCCTCGAACTGATCGGGTCGGCCGCGTACACCACGGCCCGCTGA
- a CDS encoding AfsR/SARP family transcriptional regulator, whose protein sequence is MKVDVAALSSGETVQELCAAADLYRGDLLEGRYDDWVLQARDECRRRMVALLARLVPLLDGDAIRYAEQYRALDRLAEEPYRQLIRLHHATGDRARAVRTFHECASALRDEPGVGPRVNVHDDQARAALIDDGLPPVLAERDRGHLPLAARGQHGRHDR, encoded by the coding sequence GTGAAGGTGGACGTGGCCGCGCTCAGCAGCGGTGAAACCGTGCAAGAGTTGTGCGCCGCAGCCGACCTCTATCGCGGTGATCTGCTGGAGGGCCGGTACGACGACTGGGTGCTGCAGGCGCGCGACGAGTGCCGCCGCCGCATGGTGGCCCTGCTCGCGCGGCTGGTGCCGCTGCTCGACGGCGACGCGATCCGCTACGCCGAGCAATATCGCGCACTCGATCGGCTGGCCGAGGAGCCGTACCGGCAGTTGATCCGCCTCCACCACGCGACGGGTGATCGTGCGCGAGCCGTCCGGACCTTTCACGAATGCGCATCCGCCCTGCGCGACGAGCCGGGCGTCGGACCCAGGGTGAACGTCCATGACGATCAAGCGCGGGCGGCTCTGATCGACGACGGGCTGCCGCCTGTCCTGGCCGAACGCGATCGTGGCCATCTTCCGCTCGCAGCGCGCGGGCAGCATGGCCGGCACGACCGCTGA
- a CDS encoding efflux RND transporter periplasmic adaptor subunit, with product MDSRRVTGVGTAAMLAAVLCGCDAGGESVATPGLEARGTVLTTVKPTRQDLSNQISLSGSVTINPVFGIVAPTDGELRFLDKTPSKVPAVRPKWVATVWDDDGAPRRINIPRGSILAGRLMDDRSDVTAGMPIISAKHSGYGIVAEIDSAQAYRISGAITDVRAQIKNGPGPFPCTALGTIAALPAGSIPEPPPPTTAPTTGPSGAPPVAQPEQPADTGGGNDGSEATGMRLVCTPPAGVKLINGATVTLQVITERAAKVMVLPVEAVAGVQGKGKVDIVGADQQRKTVDVVLGLTDGKVVQIKSGLKGNETIAVPGPDLPAAPDGGKGPNG from the coding sequence GTGGACTCACGCAGAGTGACCGGAGTGGGGACGGCGGCCATGCTCGCCGCGGTGCTCTGCGGATGCGACGCGGGCGGCGAATCCGTCGCGACGCCCGGCCTCGAGGCCCGCGGCACGGTTCTCACCACAGTCAAACCGACCCGGCAGGACCTGAGCAACCAGATCAGCCTGTCCGGCTCCGTCACCATCAACCCGGTCTTCGGCATCGTCGCCCCGACCGACGGCGAGCTGCGCTTCCTCGACAAGACACCGAGCAAGGTCCCCGCCGTACGGCCGAAATGGGTGGCCACCGTGTGGGACGACGACGGCGCCCCGCGGCGGATCAACATCCCGCGGGGCTCGATCCTGGCCGGCCGGCTCATGGACGACCGGTCCGACGTCACGGCCGGCATGCCGATCATCTCGGCCAAGCACTCCGGTTACGGCATCGTCGCCGAGATCGACAGCGCCCAGGCCTACCGGATCTCCGGCGCCATCACCGACGTGCGGGCCCAGATCAAGAACGGACCGGGCCCCTTCCCCTGTACGGCGCTGGGCACGATCGCGGCCCTGCCGGCCGGCTCGATCCCCGAACCGCCGCCACCCACCACCGCGCCGACCACCGGCCCGTCCGGCGCGCCCCCGGTCGCGCAGCCGGAACAGCCGGCCGACACGGGCGGCGGCAACGATGGCTCCGAGGCCACCGGCATGCGGCTGGTCTGCACCCCGCCCGCCGGCGTCAAGCTGATCAACGGGGCCACGGTGACGCTGCAGGTGATCACCGAGCGGGCCGCCAAGGTGATGGTGCTGCCCGTCGAGGCCGTAGCCGGCGTACAGGGCAAGGGCAAGGTCGACATCGTCGGTGCCGACCAGCAGCGCAAGACGGTCGACGTGGTGCTCGGCCTGACCGACGGCAAGGTCGTGCAGATCAAGTCGGGCCTGAAGGGCAACGAAACCATCGCCGTGCCCGGCCCCGACCTGCCCGCCGCCCCCGACGGCGGCAAGGGTCCCAACGGATGA
- a CDS encoding ABC transporter permease: protein MRRLSGRFRSSLIIGIQGIRARKLRTLLSMISLFLGVLAVVVVQAGASIAERALLADLEIQQGYDGTRVMDMAIQPEATEILADSVRGREDAVAMLGVSGIVGEPGVLPVNPGGAPLDQDWGPAMICNDQGCEPAPGVKGQAVEVRLTALSGDVRKFRPYRTISGQWLDFTRMPSMSPKLVLNQPAADAFQQYHVPAEMRVGGAAANVTPQFVGVVDDGDVQPRAYVRLDELTTWLPPSRMADPSTGGEMRLLMTQGSPVEPVVSAKLKALGVEPYVQTIETRKEQEKQLTLMRLVFFSMAGLVLLIGVAGILNVGLATVGERVEEFALRRAVGTPRTLLAGIVLAETLLTGLLTAAAAIGVSAAGLKVVTMLVGDSQPILRDVQFPWEAGVAGIVAGIIAGVLGGFVPALRAAGIPIATVMRA from the coding sequence ATGAGGCGCCTCTCCGGCCGGTTCCGGTCCTCGCTGATCATCGGTATCCAGGGCATCCGGGCCCGCAAACTGCGCACCCTGCTCTCCATGATCAGCCTGTTTTTGGGCGTGCTGGCGGTCGTGGTCGTGCAGGCCGGCGCGAGCATCGCCGAACGCGCGCTGCTGGCCGACCTCGAGATCCAGCAGGGCTACGACGGCACCCGCGTGATGGACATGGCCATCCAGCCGGAAGCCACCGAGATCCTCGCGGACAGCGTGCGCGGACGCGAGGACGCGGTGGCCATGCTGGGCGTCAGCGGCATCGTCGGCGAACCCGGCGTGCTCCCGGTCAACCCGGGCGGCGCGCCGCTCGACCAGGACTGGGGCCCGGCCATGATCTGCAACGACCAGGGCTGCGAACCCGCACCCGGCGTCAAGGGGCAGGCCGTCGAGGTGCGCCTGACCGCGCTCTCCGGCGACGTCCGCAAATTCCGTCCCTACCGCACGATCTCCGGGCAGTGGCTCGACTTCACCCGGATGCCGTCGATGTCGCCCAAACTCGTGCTCAACCAGCCCGCCGCCGACGCGTTCCAGCAATACCACGTGCCGGCCGAGATGCGGGTCGGCGGCGCCGCGGCCAACGTCACGCCCCAGTTCGTCGGCGTGGTCGACGACGGCGACGTGCAACCCCGGGCCTACGTACGCCTGGACGAGCTCACGACCTGGCTGCCGCCCTCGCGGATGGCCGACCCCAGCACCGGCGGCGAGATGCGTCTGCTGATGACCCAGGGATCCCCCGTCGAACCGGTCGTCTCGGCCAAACTCAAAGCGCTCGGCGTCGAGCCGTACGTGCAGACCATCGAAACCCGCAAGGAGCAGGAGAAACAACTCACCCTGATGCGGCTGGTGTTCTTCTCGATGGCTGGGCTGGTGCTGCTGATCGGCGTGGCCGGCATCCTCAACGTCGGCCTGGCCACCGTGGGCGAACGGGTCGAGGAATTCGCCCTGCGCCGCGCGGTCGGCACCCCTCGCACGCTGCTGGCCGGAATCGTGCTGGCCGAGACGTTACTGACCGGGTTGCTCACGGCCGCGGCGGCGATCGGGGTCAGCGCGGCCGGCCTCAAAGTGGTGACGATGCTGGTCGGCGACTCCCAGCCGATCCTGCGCGACGTCCAGTTCCCCTGGGAGGCCGGGGTGGCCGGCATCGTCGCGGGCATCATCGCCGGCGTACTGGGCGGCTTCGTGCCCGCCCTGCGCGCGGCCGGCATCCCCATCGCCACAGTGATGCGCGCCTGA